The Nitrospira sp. genome includes the window CGCAGAGCGGCTTGCGGCGGACGGGGCGCTCGTCGTGGTGAACTATCTCCGGAGCGAGAGCAAGGCGTGCGCGGTGGTCGCGGGCATTCAGGGCAAGGGCGGGAAAGCGGTCGCAGTGCAAGCCGACATGAGCGTGGTGGCCGAGGCGCGCCGGTTGGTTACGGACACGATGGCGCAGTTCAGCCGGGTGGATATCCTCGTCAACAATGCCGGGAAGTTCGTGCCGAAATCCCTGCTCGATACAACGGAAGCGGACCTTGATGCGCTCATGGCCTTGCATGCGAAGGGCCCCTACTTTGCGATGCAGGAAGCGGCCAGAGTCATGCGCGACCAGGGGCGTATCGTGAATATTTCCAGTGCGGGGACGAAGCTGCACTACTACGGAGCCACAGCCTATCTCGGAAGCCGGGGCGCGCTCGAACAATTCACGCAGGGAATCGCGCAGGAACTGGCCCCGCGCGGGATCACGGTGAATACGGTGGCGCCTGGTTTCACGGACACGGGGATTTTGACCGAACCCTATCGGCAGATGGGGATACAGCTATCGCCGTTCAAGCGATTGGGTACACCTGAGGATATTGCCGAGGTCGTCGCATTTCTTGTCAGTGAGCAGGCCCGGTGGGTAACGGGGCAGACGATTCAAGCCGGCGGCGGCATTGTCATGTGACAGAAGGAGGCATGTATGGCGGATAAGAAAATTATTGCAGTGGTTGGTGCGACTGGTGCACAGGGTGGCGGGTTGGTGAGAGCGATCGTGAACGATCCGGGCAGCGGATTCGTGGCTCGTGCCATCACGCGCGATGTGAATTCGGAAAAGGCCAAGGCCTTGGCGAAGCTCGGGGCCGACGTGGTGGCGGCGAATCTCGACGATTCAGACAGCCTGGCACGCGCCTTTGCCGGCGCTTATGGCGTGTTCTGCCTGACGAATTTCTGGGAGCACTTCTCGCCGGAAAAAGAGTATGCCCAGGTCAAGGCGCAGGCGACGGCGGCCAAGAAGGCGGGCGTGCAACATGCCGTCTGGTCGACGCTGGAGGATACACGCAAGTGGGTGCCGCTGACGGACAATCGCATGCCCACGCTGATGGGCAAGTATAAGGTTCCGCATTTCGATGCGAAGGGGGAAGCCGATCAGGAGTTTACGAAGCTCGGCGTGCCGACCACGTTTCTCCTCACGTCGTTCTACTGGGACAATATGATTTCGTTCGGGATGGGTCCTAAGAAGGGACCGGATGGCACGCTGGCCTTTACGCTTCCAATGGGCGATAAAAAGTTGCCCGGGATCGCTGCAGAAGACATCGGCAAGTGCGCATTCGGGATTTTCAAGAAAGGCCATGAATATATCGGGAAGACCGTGGCCATCGCCGGTGAGCACTTGACCGGAGCCGAGATGGCTGCGGCTATGACCAAGACGTTGGGTCAGCCGGTGCGGTACAACGTGGTGACGCCCGAGCAGTATCGGGCGTTCGGGTTTCCCGGCGCCGATGATCTCGGCAACATGTTTCAGTTCAAGCACGATTTTAACGAGGCGTTTTGTGGACCACGGAATCCCGCCGTGGCGCGGAGTCTGAATCCCGCGCTGCTGACGTTTGAGGCGTGGCTCGCACAGAACAAGAACCGCATTCCCCTAACCTAACGACGATCTGACAAAGGAGTGAGCATGGCACGGCAGAATGTTTCCACCGGCGGTCCCTGGGAAGCCACGATCGGGTATTCACGCGCCGTGCGTGTCGGTGCCCATGTGCAGGTGTCGGGAACGACGGCGATGACGCCCGGCGGCCTGGTGGGCAAGGGTGATCCCTATGCGCAGACGATTCAGACGTTCAAGACCATCGAGGCGGCGTTGCGCCAAGCCGGGGTGTCGCTCGCCGATGTCGTGCGGACCAGAATTTATATGGCCAATATCGATCAGTGGCAGGAGGTCGGCCGGGCGCACGGAGAAGTCTTCGGGAATATCCGGCCCGCGACGACAATGGTGGAAGTGAAGCGGTTGATCGATCCGGATATGTTGGTCGAGATCGAGGCGGAAGCGATCGCGCCGCACTAGTTAGCCGTCCCAGGCGACGAGGGCTCATTGCCTATGCAGGGATCAGCCTCAGCCATCCGGCATCTCTCCAGCGTGGATCCGGTGATGCGCCGGTTGATTCGCGAGGTGGGGCCGTTTGCTCTGATTCCGAGAGTACGGCGTACTCCCTTTGAGTCCCTGGCCCGGGCGATTGCGTTTCAACAGCTTCATGAAAAGGCGGCCGAAAGCATTCTGAAGCGGTTCATCGCACTCTTTCCCGGCCGGCGGTTTCCCCGGCCAGCCGAACTGCTCACGGCCCATGCCGATGCCATTCGCGGCGCGGGATTTTCAGGCGCAAAGGTTCTGGCACTGCGCGATCTGGCGGCCAGGACACTCGATGGGACGGTCCCGACCGGCCGTGAGATCAAGACGCTCGACGATGAGGCGATTGTCGAACGGCTTGTCGAGGTGCGAGGGGTCGGACGCTGGACGGTCGAGATGCTGCTGATCTTCCAGCTGGGCCGGCCGGATGTCTTGCCGGTCGACGACTTTGGTGTGCGCAACGGGTTTCGCGTCGCCTATCGCCGACGCAGGATGCCGGCGCCGAAAGAAGTCTTGCGGTATGGCGAGAGATGGAAGCCGTATCGAACAGCGGCGGCCTGGTATTTGTGGCGCGCTGCCGATCGGACGAAACAGGAGACGACGCTACTGTGAAGGGAGCTCATGAAATTGACCGGCATCTACGAGTGGATTGATCGCAACATTCTTTCCCTGGGTCGTGAGATGCGGCTGTCCTATCTTCCGCCGCTCATGGTCTATATGGCGTACGGGATCTCCGGTCTGACGGGGATCGTCGGCACGTTCTTTGTCAAAGACTACTTAGGGCTGTCGGCGTCGTTTCTCGCTGCGCTCGGATTCTGGGCCGGCATTCCCTGGGCACTCAAGATGCCCATCGGGCATACGGTGGATCTCTTGTGGCGCTGGAAGAGCTGGCTCGTCGGTCTCGGGGCGGGCTTGCTGGCTGTCAGTCTCGGGATCATGGCCGCGCTGATCGGCAATCGTGAGGCGATGACGGCGATGCTCCCGGCGGAAGTCTGGTTTGTGATCAGTGCGCTTCTTTCGCCCATCGGATATGTCATCCAGGATGCAGTGGCGGATGCGATGACGGTCGAGGCAGTGCCGCGCGTCGATGAGAAGGGCCAGCTGTTTGACGAGCCGACGCGCAAGCTCATGCACACGACGATGCAGACGCTCGGGCGGGTGGCCATTGTGGGCGGGGGCATTGTGGTGGCGATGATCAATGTCTATGTATTCAGCGGGACGGAGGGGTTGCCGCAGGCGGAGCTGGTTCGACTGTACAAGCAAGTGTATCTGATGGCGTTGGCGATTCCCTTCGTGTCAGTGCTCGGCGTCGGCGTCGCCTGGGTGCTGCAGCGACGGCATAAGGCCGCGCTGGTTCAGGAAGGCTTCTCGCCTGCGCAGGCTACAGAGATGGTGAATGTCCGGGGTGACGGGAGTGAGGCGACGACGCCCAATTGGTGGATTCTCGGGGGGAGTCTGGTCTTTGCACTCTTTACCGTCACGGTCGGATTGGGCGGATTCCCCTACAGTGAAGAAATCGTGTTTGCCGGCTCTATGGCCATTGTCTTGTTCCTGATGGCGAAGCTGGTGCGTGAGCTGGAGCCGGATAAGCGATACACGCTGGTCGGGACCGCGATGGTCGTCTTCATCTTCCGCGCGATTCCGGGAACCGGGCCTGGGGCGACGTGGTGGATGATCGATGATCTGAAGTTCGATCAGCAGTTTTTGTCGATCCTCTCGCTGATCGGGAGTACGTTGACGCTGGCCGGCATGTTTATCTTTCGGCGGTTCATGGCCGAGCGATCTATCGCCTATGTGGTGGGGTTTCTGACGGTGATCGGGACGGTGCTCACGCTGCCGGTGGTGAGCATGTATTACGGTTTGCACGAATGGACCGCGCGGATGACGGGCGGATTCGTCGATGCGCGCTTCATTGCTTTGATCGATACGGCGTTGGAATCGCCGCTCGGGCAGATTTCCATGATTCCGATGCTGGCCTGGATTGCCAACTCAGCGCCGGCGAATTTGAAAGCTACCTTCTTTGCCGTTATGGCTTCGTTCACGAACCTGGCGCTGTCCTTGAGCCAGCTCGGGACCAAGTACTTGAACGATGCCTATGTGGTGACGCGAGAGGTGAAGGATGTCGCCACCGGCGCGATCCAAATACCCGCCGACTATAGCCACCTCGGTTCACTGCTCATTGTGCAATTGTTGTTAGGATTAGCCCTGCCCTTGGCCGCAATCGTTTTTGCGAAGGTGACGCGGTTTAAAAGCGCGTGACGGTCTCGCTTTTACCCACATGGTCAATAAGAGTCTGAGCTACTTGCCTGGTAAAATGCTGGTTGACCGACATTCCCTACTGGACTATAAGATTAATCATTGACTTCCCTTATTTTTGGCGAGGTCTCATGGATTTGTTTTCTGGCATCCCTACTCAACCTCGAATTGACCATCTCACGCTTTCTCTTAGCGAAGCAGATACCTCATCCCCCCTTGCAGTGAGCTCACAGCAAGAAATATTTGTTCCGCCTGTAACTTGTTATGCCGCACATGCTGCGACTGACAACGAATCACTGGTCAAGCTCGTTTCCAGTATTTTCAATGAAAGCTTTGGGTTTAGGCCAGACGGTAGGCCTTATCGAATGGGGCCGAAATCAATCACAGAACGCTTATTAGAGACGGATTATCTTCTTGTGGCCGGAGACGACCGGTCTGGTATTGGTTATCTTTTTGGGAAGGAAATACCGTCGTCTCAAGGCAGGATTGCCTGGATTGAATCTATGGCTGTTCTGCCGTTGTATCGAAGGAGTGGAGTGGCGACTTCACTAGTTCGAAGATTTTGTTCGCTAACGAAAATGGCTCCTCGCTTTGGATTCGCAACCCCAAATCCTATTGCGGCTCTGATTGCGACTAGGGAAGTGCAAGGTAAGGCATACATTGGGTCATGCTATCCGCCATATGCGCTGCGCTTGTTGCTCAAGGAGATCCGTCAAAATTGTTTCGACTTGCGCGGGTGTCACATTGACGAGGACCACTTCAGAATCAGGACCGGCTTTAGCCCACTGTCCCGATCAGACCAGAGGGAGTGGTGTCCGCGAAGAAATACCCCTGAGCCGCCCTGGTGGACAAGTCTTCAGCATCTACCCAATGAGTTTGAAGCCCTCCTTGTCATTGAAAAATAGGCTTGTCATAGGGCGCGTCGCTCTTTTCCCTCTCTCACCAGTCGTGACCAATTGAAAGATTTATCGGCGTATCAATTTTACTCGTATCCTGGGCCTGGCGCGTCGGAGAGCGATCACCTTGTGAAAGGGATCTCGACCGTATTTAGCCATAGTTTCGGCGAGAATCCAAAGACAAGGAAACCGTACCGGCTCGGCCCCAAAACAACCCGAGAAAGACTATCGAGCACAAACCATTTGTTCGCGGCTCAGGCTTCAGAAGAGATGGTGGGTTATCTCTATTCTCGGACACTCGATTCTGGCTCAGGTCCCATTGCGTGGATCGACTCATTAGCGGTTTTACCACTTCATAGACGGAGAGGAATAGCGACACGACTCGTCGAAGACTTTATCTCTAAAGTGTCAGGGTGTCGGTGGGTTGGCTGTGCGACACCAAATCCTGTCGCGGCTTTTGTCATTACCAGAGCAGTGAGAGGCACAACGTATGTTGAAGGATCTCACCCTCCCCAAGAAATCATTTCCATGATCGAGGACATTAGGCCGAAGTGTCCTGACTTACGAGGGACCGATTTCAATCCAACGCGCCTCCTGGTAAAAACCCAATTCACTCCAGTGAAGAGCGAAGATACAACGGAATGGAAGCCACCACATCCGAGCGAACCACCACCCTGGTGGGCTTCATTGGAAAATCTTCCTGACGATTACGAGGCACTGATCATCATTGATCGTGGAGCCCTAAATGATTAGGTCTTGCCGTCGTTGGCAATATCGGTCTCCGGGTGAATAGAAACGATTGACAGGCTGTGGAGCTTCTGGCTACTGTCCTGCGCGACCGACGTAAGAGTCCTTCTTCTATAGCTACCTACTTTCGTCTGATATGGCCAAGCGCAAGGAATCGAGGGTGTTTTCCTTATGGCCAAAGGATCTGATTCCATGAGCGGTGCAGATATCGGCGTAAACGCAATTATTGTTGAGCAGGGGAAGATACTCGATTTCATCGATGGGAAGACCCAACGTTTCGAGACTCCAGAAGAATATGTTCGTCAGGAAATAGCTAAGTCGCTTGTCCGCGAGTACGGCTACGCTAAGGTAGATATTGAGGTAGAGTTCACGTTACGTATTGGTACCCGCAAGCCTCGTGCTGATCTTGTTATCTTGCCGCCTGAAACCGAACACGAACAAGAAAACGCTCACATGATTGTTGAGTGCAAGGCTCCGACGGTGAAGTCTGCCGACAAAAAAGACGGCGTCGGACAGCTCCAGAGCTATATGGCCGCATGCCCTAATGTTCAGTACGGTATGTGGACCAATGGCATGGAGCGATTCTGCTACCGACGCATAGTCAAAGGTGGAAAGGTTACGGTAGAGGAAGTTCCTGATGTGCCAGGGTTTGGCCGCGAGGGTGACGAGGCCGAGCGCCCGCGCTTTGATCAACTCAAGCCTGCCACATCTGATGCGCTCTTGTTCGCGTTCCGCCGCTGCCACAATTATATCGCGGGGAATCAAGGACTCCAGAAGCCCCAGGCATTTTGGGAACTGCTGAAGCTCATCTTTTGTAAGATCCACGACGAGCGACATAATGACGAAGTGGAATTTTATACCGCCGCGAATGAGCGACATGGCGTTAATGGCCCGCTCAAAGTCCAAAAACGGATCGAAGGGCTGTTCAGCCAGGTCAAGGACGACTATCCGACCATCTTCAAGAAATCAGAGAGCATAGAGCTCAAGCCCATTGTACTTGCATACTTAGTGACGCAGCTTCAGATGTATTCTCTGCTGGAGAGCGACATTGATGTGAAGGGGCGAGCTTATGAAGAAATTGTCGGTTCCAACCTCAGGGGCGACCGAGGTGAGTTCTTCACCCCTCGCAATATTTGCAGGATGGCGGTCGGGATGTTGGATCCTGGAGAGAAACAGTTGATCCTTGATCCCGCATGTGGAACAGGTGGCTTTCTCATAACAGCCATGAACCATGTTATCGAAAAAATTCGCACCGCGGAAATGGCTAAGTGGGGTAACAAGGTCGAGCGAGCGGAAAAGGCTGCAAAGGACCGTATCAAGAAATACGCCGAGCAATCTATCACCGGGATAGACTTTAATCCCGAGTTAGTAAAAGCCTCAAAGATGAATATGGTGATGAACAATGACGGAGCAGGCGGGTTGTTTCAAGCAAACTCGCTGGAAGCTCCGGTGACATGGGATTCCGATCTTCGAAAGATTGATCTCATGGGGAACGTGGATCTCCTGTTTACAAACCCACCATTTGGATCAAAAATCCCTGTGACCGACCCGGCGATTCTTGAGAAGTACGACCTTGGCCACACCTGGTCCTACGACAAAGTCACCGATCGATGGAACAAGACCGGGGCCGTTCAGAAATCGCAGCCGCCCGAGATTTTGTTCATAGAACGATGCGTTAGATTTTTAAAGCCTGGGACGGGGCGAGCGGCAATCGTTCTGCCAGACGGCATACTTGGCTCGCCTGGTCTCGGCTACGTGAGAGAGTGGATATTGCGAAATACGAGAATTCTTGCGAGCGTGGATCTGCATCCTGATACATTCCAGCCCTTCGTGAGCATCCAGACAAGTGTCCTTGTGCTTCAGCGCAAGACTGACGAATTGATCGCTGTTGAAAAAGCTGCTGGTCGGATCAACGACTACTCAGTCTTTATGGCGGTTGCCAATCATGTCGGACATGATAAGCGCGGAAACACCACGTACGTTCGTGACCGCAAGGGCAACGAGATCGTCGAAGAACTCGAGGAACAGATCAAGGAATGGGAAGAAGGAACCCCGATCTACCGACAACAAACGACCCGACGTAAAATCGTTGATGACAACACCCTCCAGATCGCCCAGGAATTCCGCAAGTGGCTTTCCGAGCAAGACTAGTCGCACCACCCCCGAAACCAAAACAGACATGGCCTTGGCATGCGCTCAAGCATGCCAGTGTGAGGGTGAATCAACTCCTTGCTGGTGATCGGCGGATGGAGGCCGAAACGTATCTGTCGTCTGGATTTGGTATCCGACTGGCAATTGAAGGCAAAGCCAAGGGCTGGACCCGCTTTAGCAAACTTGCCAGGGTCTGGATGCCTGGGCGCTTGAAGGGTATCCAGGTCAGCCGTGATTTTGGAACGCCTTTTCTTGCCGCCACGCAGGCATACGACATTCGGCCAATTCCGCGTAAGTGGCTAGCTCTCTCACGCACTGCCGATGCTGCGAACCGTTTTGTTCAGCCTGGCATGATTCTCGTTACATGTTCCGGATCAGTCGGTCGCGCCACGCTTGCATATGCGCCGCATGAAAACACCCTAATTTCGCACGACCTACTGCGCGTGGAAGCACTTGATCAGAGGGATAAGGGTTGGCTTTACGCCTATCTGCACTCCCCACAGGTGCGAGCCATGACCGTCGGTGCCCACTACGGCCACATTATTAAGCATCTCGAAACCTCCCACTTGGAAGCGCTACCAATTCCAACTGTGGACGATTCGACTGCCGCAGACTTTTCCAGCCGTGTCGCTCGCATCCTCGAGCTTCGCAATGCGGGCTACCGTCTGACGATGGAGGCCGAAGCCCGCTTTGAAAAAGCATTGGGTCCACTGAAAGTCAGTGACTGGGGAGAAAAGGGCTTCACGGTCAAGGCTTCAAAAGCATTTCTTGGTGGCCGGCGCCGATTCGATGCATCTGTTCACAATCCGGGCGTCATAACGATTCGCCGCCACCTCGCGAAGAACGCGGAAGGTTTTACTACCCTTGTCAAAGAGGGGTATTGTGTTTGGGTTCCAGGACGTTACAAGCGAGTTCCTGCACAAGACGGCGTCATCTACCGTGATAGCGCGGATCTGCTAGAGGTCTCTCCTGATTTGACAAAAAGGTTTGCAGATTGTCGCTTTGGTGACGACTTTTTTGGGCGCGTCAAGAGCGGGTGGATTCTCATGCCATGCTCAGGTCAGGTCTATGGCATTATCGGGACAGCAATATTGGCTACGGAGGCTCTAGACAACCAAGTCGTCTCAAATCACGTCATCCGTGTTGCCCCAGAAAAAGACAATGGTATACGTATTGGCTATGTTGTGACCGCACTTTCTCATCCGCAATGGGGCCGCCCTGTTGTGAAGGCTCTCGCATTTGGTTCGAGCGTCCCGGAGATTGAAAGTGAGGATCTCGCAAACCTTGAATTTGTACGCCTCAAGCCATCTGAAGAATCTGTCATCGCCGATCTTGCTGAAGCATCCGCTAAGGCCAGGGCATCAGCCGATGTGCTTGAACGTGAAATAGCACAGGATGCAGGCAAAATCATCGAACGATTCATCTCATAATCACAGGCCTACTGCGTATAGAAATTAGGTGAGGTGGAATCAGGGATCTGTGTTCGAGAGAAGGCTGCAATTACGCGTGGGCGCGGACGAAGCTGAAGAGGCGTCCCGGGAAGAATGGCGTGTTTCTCTCCGGCAGGCGGAGACGCGCCTCGGTGCGCGCGTAGCCTTGGGCGGCCATGAGGCTGCTGAATTGGCTGCACTGGCTGCGGCCTGGATCGACCAAGAGAACTTGGCAGGATGGGTTGGCATGGGCTGCGAGGAAGCCGGCGAGTAAGGCGGGATGGTCCTGTTCGTAGAGCAGGTCGCTGCCGATAATCACATCGAATCGGCCGCTATTGAGATGTGGCTCCATCCACGCCGCTTTGAAAAAAGGGATCGGGGCGAGTCCATTCAGATCGGTGTTGTGCCGTAAGAACTCTTCCGCCAGCGGATGATAGTCGGTCGCGGTGATATTGGCGCCGCGTTGTTGCAGGAC containing:
- a CDS encoding glucose 1-dehydrogenase, which translates into the protein MTSLNGKVAIVTGASSGIGRAIAERLAADGALVVVNYLRSESKACAVVAGIQGKGGKAVAVQADMSVVAEARRLVTDTMAQFSRVDILVNNAGKFVPKSLLDTTEADLDALMALHAKGPYFAMQEAARVMRDQGRIVNISSAGTKLHYYGATAYLGSRGALEQFTQGIAQELAPRGITVNTVAPGFTDTGILTEPYRQMGIQLSPFKRLGTPEDIAEVVAFLVSEQARWVTGQTIQAGGGIVM
- a CDS encoding NmrA/HSCARG family protein, with amino-acid sequence MADKKIIAVVGATGAQGGGLVRAIVNDPGSGFVARAITRDVNSEKAKALAKLGADVVAANLDDSDSLARAFAGAYGVFCLTNFWEHFSPEKEYAQVKAQATAAKKAGVQHAVWSTLEDTRKWVPLTDNRMPTLMGKYKVPHFDAKGEADQEFTKLGVPTTFLLTSFYWDNMISFGMGPKKGPDGTLAFTLPMGDKKLPGIAAEDIGKCAFGIFKKGHEYIGKTVAIAGEHLTGAEMAAAMTKTLGQPVRYNVVTPEQYRAFGFPGADDLGNMFQFKHDFNEAFCGPRNPAVARSLNPALLTFEAWLAQNKNRIPLT
- a CDS encoding RidA family protein; the protein is MARQNVSTGGPWEATIGYSRAVRVGAHVQVSGTTAMTPGGLVGKGDPYAQTIQTFKTIEAALRQAGVSLADVVRTRIYMANIDQWQEVGRAHGEVFGNIRPATTMVEVKRLIDPDMLVEIEAEAIAPH
- a CDS encoding DNA-3-methyladenine glycosylase 2 family protein; translation: MQGSASAIRHLSSVDPVMRRLIREVGPFALIPRVRRTPFESLARAIAFQQLHEKAAESILKRFIALFPGRRFPRPAELLTAHADAIRGAGFSGAKVLALRDLAARTLDGTVPTGREIKTLDDEAIVERLVEVRGVGRWTVEMLLIFQLGRPDVLPVDDFGVRNGFRVAYRRRRMPAPKEVLRYGERWKPYRTAAAWYLWRAADRTKQETTLL
- a CDS encoding N-6 DNA methylase, coding for MSGADIGVNAIIVEQGKILDFIDGKTQRFETPEEYVRQEIAKSLVREYGYAKVDIEVEFTLRIGTRKPRADLVILPPETEHEQENAHMIVECKAPTVKSADKKDGVGQLQSYMAACPNVQYGMWTNGMERFCYRRIVKGGKVTVEEVPDVPGFGREGDEAERPRFDQLKPATSDALLFAFRRCHNYIAGNQGLQKPQAFWELLKLIFCKIHDERHNDEVEFYTAANERHGVNGPLKVQKRIEGLFSQVKDDYPTIFKKSESIELKPIVLAYLVTQLQMYSLLESDIDVKGRAYEEIVGSNLRGDRGEFFTPRNICRMAVGMLDPGEKQLILDPACGTGGFLITAMNHVIEKIRTAEMAKWGNKVERAEKAAKDRIKKYAEQSITGIDFNPELVKASKMNMVMNNDGAGGLFQANSLEAPVTWDSDLRKIDLMGNVDLLFTNPPFGSKIPVTDPAILEKYDLGHTWSYDKVTDRWNKTGAVQKSQPPEILFIERCVRFLKPGTGRAAIVLPDGILGSPGLGYVREWILRNTRILASVDLHPDTFQPFVSIQTSVLVLQRKTDELIAVEKAAGRINDYSVFMAVANHVGHDKRGNTTYVRDRKGNEIVEELEEQIKEWEEGTPIYRQQTTRRKIVDDNTLQIAQEFRKWLSEQD
- a CDS encoding methyltransferase domain-containing protein, producing METHSPGYDVKTTGYRVGTATFQIRTLLDQRQFSDPDGSAELAGISATSWPNFGTVWPAGLALAEEMSRFPFEGKSILEVGCGIGLPSLVLQQRGANITATDYHPLAEEFLRHNTDLNGLAPIPFFKAAWMEPHLNSGRFDVIIGSDLLYEQDHPALLAGFLAAHANPSCQVLLVDPGRSQCSQFSSLMAAQGYARTEARLRLPERNTPFFPGRLFSFVRAHA